From the genome of Mycobacterium kansasii ATCC 12478:
AATCGGCTCGGCAGCGTAGTCTTGCCGGCACCGTTGGGTGTGTTACCCGACGATCGCCGGCCGGACGCGGGGAGTCCGTGACGGCGATGACGAAGGGGATGTGGCGACAGTGGTCCGGCTTGACGAACGCTCCCGCTGAGATGTCGCTGTCCCCGTCGCAGCCCGCGATTCCGGTCGAGCCCGCCCACAAGCGGCCAGGTCGTGCCGGCAAGCGACACCGGTGGGGGCCCCTGTTGGCGGTCGCGTTGCTGCTCGGTGGGTGCGCCGGCCAGCACACCGCCGTCAGCTCCTCGACCACCACCACCACCACCGCGACCAGCGCCGCCAACTCCAGCGCCAAGGTCCGCAGCCAGGCCGTGTTGGACGGCGCCGTCAACGCCGAGGAGCCGGGTTGCTCGGCCGCGGTAGGCGTGGAGGGGAAAGTGGTCTGGACGGGAGTTCGGGGTATCGCGGACCTGGCGACCGGCACCAAGATCACCGCCGACACCGTTTTCGACATCGGCTCAGTGGCCAAGCAGTTCACCGCTACCGCGATCCTGCTGCTGGTCGACGCGGGACGGCTGGCCCTGAGCGACCCGCTGGCCCAGTACGTTCCCGACCTGCCGGACTGGGCCGCCACCGTGACGGTGGCCGAACTGATGCACCAGACCAGCGGCATACCCGACTACATCGGACTGCTCGAAGAGCAGGGATATCAATCAACCGACCGGACCACCCAGGCTCAAGCGCTGCAAGCGTTGGCAGCGGCGCCCGAGTTGGGGTTTCGCCCGGGCGCCCACTTCGAGTACTCCAACTCCAACTACCTGCTGCTGGGTGAGATCGTCCGGCGGGTGTCTGGCCA
Proteins encoded in this window:
- a CDS encoding serine hydrolase domain-containing protein is translated as MSLSPSQPAIPVEPAHKRPGRAGKRHRWGPLLAVALLLGGCAGQHTAVSSSTTTTTTATSAANSSAKVRSQAVLDGAVNAEEPGCSAAVGVEGKVVWTGVRGIADLATGTKITADTVFDIGSVAKQFTATAILLLVDAGRLALSDPLAQYVPDLPDWAATVTVAELMHQTSGIPDYIGLLEEQGYQSTDRTTQAQALQALAAAPELGFRPGAHFEYSNSNYLLLGEIVRRVSGHPLPEFLSTEVFQPLGLAMAVDPVGKIPDKAVSYDKGDTGSQFRVLDSPWEQIGDGAIQTTPSQLVRWADNYRTGTVGGPKLLEEQLAGAVETEPGGGDRYGAGIFARADGTLEHSGSWAGFVTEFRVSSDRRTSVAISCNTEKQDPETMADALGRLWM